Proteins from one Rhinopithecus roxellana isolate Shanxi Qingling chromosome 20, ASM756505v1, whole genome shotgun sequence genomic window:
- the CIAO2B gene encoding cytosolic iron-sulfur assembly component 2B isoform X2, with protein MVQQGTQAGHREVPRHKEPCQARGDQPSWIRELSASPTSRRRRCGDHLRPPFVPPETWLWPLRFSPLRARMTQRHRGPFSAPLLQRPSRSRVRAANIVVTASLTPQAENPQRGMSLVRPRRHATPPSRSPEVRGQERKRTPARVGGGDSAMVGGGGVGGVGGGGLLENANPLIYQRSGERPVTAGEEDEQVPDSIDAREIFDLIRSINDPEHPLTLEELNVVEQVRVQVSDPESTVAVAFTPTIPHCSMATLIGLSIKVKLLRSLPQRFK; from the exons ATGGTGCAGCAGGGGACGCAGGCGGGTCACCGGGAGGTCCCAAGACATAAGGAGCCCTGCCAGGCCAGAGGCGACCAACCGTCGTGGATACGGGAGCTCTCGGCCAGCCCGACTTCCCGGAGGAGGCGGTGTGGGGACCACCTCCGACCGCCTTTTGTGCCCCCTGAGACCTGGCTCTGGCCTCTACGTTTCAGCCCGCTACGGGCTCGCATGACCCAGCGCCACCGGGGTCCCTTCTCAGCGCCTTTGCTCCAGCGACCATCACGTTCCCGGGTCCGCGCAGCCAACATCGTGGTCACCGCTTCTCTTACACCTCAGGCGGAGAACCCCCAACGCGGCATGTCCCTCGTGCGACCCCgtcgccacgccacgcccccttcCCGTTCTCCGGAAGTGCGCGGGCAGGAGCGGAAGCGCACGCCTGCTAGGGTTGGCGGCGGTGATTCCGCGATGGTAGGCGGCGGCGGGGTCGGCGGGGTCGGCGGCGGCGGCCTCCTGGAGAATGCCAACCCCCTCATCTACCAGCGCTCTGGGGAGCGGCCTGTGACGGCGGGCGAGGAGGACGAGCAGGTTCCCGACAGCATCGATGCACGCGAGATCTTCG ATCTGATTCGCTCCATCAATGACCCGGAGCATCCACTGACGCTAGAGGAGTTGAATGTAGTAGAGCAGGTGCGGGTTCAG GTTAGCGACCCCGAGAGTACAGTGGCTGTGGCCTTCACACCAACCATTCCGCACTGCAGCATGGCCACCCTTATTGGCCTGTCCATCAAGGTCAAGCTTCTGCGCTCTCTTCCTCAGCGTTTCAAG TGA
- the CIAO2B gene encoding cytosolic iron-sulfur assembly component 2B isoform X1 — protein MVQQGTQAGHREVPRHKEPCQARGDQPSWIRELSASPTSRRRRCGDHLRPPFVPPETWLWPLRFSPLRARMTQRHRGPFSAPLLQRPSRSRVRAANIVVTASLTPQAENPQRGMSLVRPRRHATPPSRSPEVRGQERKRTPARVGGGDSAMVGGGGVGGVGGGGLLENANPLIYQRSGERPVTAGEEDEQVPDSIDAREIFDLIRSINDPEHPLTLEELNVVEQVRVQVSDPESTVAVAFTPTIPHCSMATLIGLSIKVKLLRSLPQRFKMDVHITPGTHASEHAVNKQLADKERVAAALENTHLLEVVNQCLSARP, from the exons ATGGTGCAGCAGGGGACGCAGGCGGGTCACCGGGAGGTCCCAAGACATAAGGAGCCCTGCCAGGCCAGAGGCGACCAACCGTCGTGGATACGGGAGCTCTCGGCCAGCCCGACTTCCCGGAGGAGGCGGTGTGGGGACCACCTCCGACCGCCTTTTGTGCCCCCTGAGACCTGGCTCTGGCCTCTACGTTTCAGCCCGCTACGGGCTCGCATGACCCAGCGCCACCGGGGTCCCTTCTCAGCGCCTTTGCTCCAGCGACCATCACGTTCCCGGGTCCGCGCAGCCAACATCGTGGTCACCGCTTCTCTTACACCTCAGGCGGAGAACCCCCAACGCGGCATGTCCCTCGTGCGACCCCgtcgccacgccacgcccccttcCCGTTCTCCGGAAGTGCGCGGGCAGGAGCGGAAGCGCACGCCTGCTAGGGTTGGCGGCGGTGATTCCGCGATGGTAGGCGGCGGCGGGGTCGGCGGGGTCGGCGGCGGCGGCCTCCTGGAGAATGCCAACCCCCTCATCTACCAGCGCTCTGGGGAGCGGCCTGTGACGGCGGGCGAGGAGGACGAGCAGGTTCCCGACAGCATCGATGCACGCGAGATCTTCG ATCTGATTCGCTCCATCAATGACCCGGAGCATCCACTGACGCTAGAGGAGTTGAATGTAGTAGAGCAGGTGCGGGTTCAG GTTAGCGACCCCGAGAGTACAGTGGCTGTGGCCTTCACACCAACCATTCCGCACTGCAGCATGGCCACCCTTATTGGCCTGTCCATCAAGGTCAAGCTTCTGCGCTCTCTTCCTCAGCGTTTCAAG ATGGACGTGCACATTACTCCGGGGACCCATGCCTCAGAGCATGCAG TGAACAAGCAGCTTGCAGATAAGGAGCGGGTGGCAGCTGCCTTGGAGAACACCCATCTCCTGGAGGTTGTGAATCAGTGCCTGTCAGCCCGCCCCTGA